One Brevibacillus choshinensis genomic window carries:
- a CDS encoding HD-GYP domain-containing protein, with the protein MRLKVEVRSKIKTLIVPIGFPIAALLIFASLLPEWEPREHWGILFAYTLLTIFSTFAPIRTLNTILTLNNAVIFSGILLFGAWVGVWSAVVETLTLAFLMRFNPIKALANIGQLVITIWAVDYLKNALEYFSLSPMFTDLVIAGAYWFINIVLCALGISYFFQTSWYSTVKNMAKGTTLTYLLLMVMAGIGSRLVEIYGISTVIPMMAAFTTMSFVFHQYYDSLNKLHQKVEEVKSFNHRFLTTMAASIDARDRYTSGHSQRVAHWGREIARKIGLPPERVEEIYVGGILHDIGKIGIEDEILNKKGRLTPEEYDKIKQHTVIGYEIILQAGMFNELLPAIRSHHERIDGKGYPDGLVGDEIPLMAKILAISDSFDAMVADRPYRKGLPVEEALNEIRRGSGTQFDKELAEHFIEIIQALPCEELESIISQETQTQKQLQEAIH; encoded by the coding sequence ATGCGACTAAAAGTTGAGGTACGTTCAAAAATAAAAACGTTAATCGTTCCAATTGGATTTCCAATTGCGGCTCTTCTAATATTTGCATCATTATTACCTGAATGGGAACCCCGCGAGCACTGGGGGATCCTATTCGCTTACACTTTATTAACCATTTTTTCTACCTTTGCTCCAATCAGAACCTTAAATACGATATTAACTTTGAATAATGCAGTTATATTTTCAGGAATATTGCTTTTTGGGGCTTGGGTAGGAGTATGGTCAGCGGTTGTCGAAACATTAACATTAGCTTTTTTAATGCGATTCAATCCAATAAAGGCATTAGCAAATATAGGTCAACTAGTCATTACCATTTGGGCAGTAGATTACTTGAAGAACGCTTTGGAGTACTTTTCTTTATCCCCTATGTTTACCGATCTCGTTATTGCTGGTGCTTACTGGTTTATTAATATCGTGCTTTGTGCTTTAGGTATTTCCTACTTTTTCCAGACGAGCTGGTATTCAACTGTAAAGAATATGGCAAAGGGGACGACTCTTACATATTTATTGTTGATGGTGATGGCAGGTATCGGATCTCGTCTTGTAGAGATTTACGGTATATCAACTGTTATTCCGATGATGGCGGCTTTTACCACTATGAGCTTTGTATTTCACCAATACTACGACAGCCTCAACAAGCTCCATCAAAAGGTGGAAGAGGTAAAATCGTTCAACCACCGGTTTTTGACAACGATGGCGGCTTCCATCGACGCGCGAGACCGCTATACGAGCGGCCACTCTCAGCGGGTAGCCCACTGGGGCCGTGAGATTGCCAGGAAGATAGGCCTGCCGCCAGAGAGAGTCGAAGAAATATACGTAGGCGGAATCCTGCACGACATTGGCAAGATCGGCATTGAAGATGAGATTCTGAACAAAAAGGGCAGACTGACACCGGAAGAATACGACAAAATCAAGCAACACACGGTGATTGGTTACGAGATTATTCTGCAGGCTGGGATGTTTAATGAGTTGCTGCCAGCCATTCGCTCTCATCATGAGCGCATAGACGGCAAAGGCTATCCGGATGGACTGGTCGGAGATGAAATCCCGTTGATGGCAAAGATCTTGGCGATTTCGGATTCGTTTGATGCGATGGTAGCGGATCGTCCTTATCGAAAAGGGCTGCCAGTGGAGGAAGCTCTGAATGAAATCCGGCGTGGATCCGGTACGCAGTTTGATAAGGAACTGGCAGAACACTTCATCGAAATCATCCAGGCATTGCCTTGCGAAGAATTAGAGAGCATTATTAGCCAAGAAACGCAAACCCAAAAACAGTTGCAGGAGGCGATCCACTAA
- a CDS encoding DUF5317 domain-containing protein → MLLDVICLSFIVALIRGGRIKEFPKFRRLTFLFVSIALQICSALYPPAGGILISIAYLFILLFLIFNRHYEDIRIFMVGWFLNAIAIWSNQGKMPIDLEQAKKLPYDLTPVINGTNFKHSVLNETTNLPFLTDVIYMPSIIPRVISIGDIFIMLGAFLLVQRFMNKPISLLQLREGKSYATKS, encoded by the coding sequence ATGCTACTGGATGTAATTTGTTTGTCGTTTATTGTCGCGCTTATTAGGGGCGGTAGAATAAAAGAATTTCCTAAATTCAGACGACTCACTTTTCTCTTTGTAAGCATCGCATTGCAAATTTGCTCCGCACTTTATCCCCCTGCAGGTGGGATATTAATTTCAATTGCATACTTATTTATATTGCTTTTTCTCATATTCAATCGGCATTATGAAGATATTCGAATTTTCATGGTGGGATGGTTTTTAAACGCCATTGCTATTTGGTCCAACCAAGGCAAGATGCCGATTGATTTAGAACAAGCCAAAAAGCTTCCCTATGATTTGACTCCAGTGATTAATGGAACTAACTTTAAGCACAGTGTATTAAATGAAACTACCAATCTGCCTTTTTTAACAGATGTAATTTACATGCCTTCTATTATCCCGAGAGTAATTAGTATAGGGGATATATTTATTATGTTGGGTGCATTCTTGTTGGTGCAGCGCTTTATGAATAAACCAATCTCGCTATTACAACTCCGAGAAGGAAAAAGCTATGCGACTAAAAGTTGA